The Syntrophorhabdus sp. region CTGGTAAGCCCATCTTAGTCGAGGAGGTATTGCCATGGATCGAACACTGTTAGCACGTTTTGGGGACCCCGTCGAGCGTGTGGAAAACGCCCTCTCTTCCCTGAGGGCGGGACGGGGGGTGCTCGTCACCGACGACGAGGACCGGGAGAACGAAGGCGACCTGATCTTCGCCGCCGAGACGCTCACCGAGGCCCAGATGGCCATGTTGATCCGGGAGTGCAGCGGCATCGTCTGCCTGTGCCTGACCCCGGAGAAGGTGCGTTCCCTCAGCCTCCCCATGATGGTCGAGCGCAACTCCAGCCGGTTCCAGACGGCTTTCACCGTGTCCATAGAGGCCGCCCGGGGTGTAACGACGGGTGTGTCCGCAGCCGATCGGGTTGCAACGGTGAAAGCAGCCGTCGCCGACGAGGCGAAGCCGGAGGACTTAAGCCGCCCGGGACACATCTTCCCCTTGAGGGCCCGACCCGGGGGCGTCCTGGAGAGGCAGGGGCACACGGAAGCGACGGTCGACCTCGCGAGGATGGCGGGGCTTAAAGCCTGCGGTGTGCTCTGCGAGCTTACGAACCCCGACGGGACCATGGCCCGCCTGCCGGACATCGTGACGTTTGCCGAGACACACTCCATGCCCGTCGTCACCGTCGCGGACCTCGTTGAGTACCGCCGCGCGAGAGAACTGATGGCGAGCCAGGGGGCAGGCACATATCGATAAAGGAGCGACAACCATGGAAAAAGAATGCCATAACATCTACGAAGA contains the following coding sequences:
- the ribB gene encoding 3,4-dihydroxy-2-butanone-4-phosphate synthase — encoded protein: MDRTLLARFGDPVERVENALSSLRAGRGVLVTDDEDRENEGDLIFAAETLTEAQMAMLIRECSGIVCLCLTPEKVRSLSLPMMVERNSSRFQTAFTVSIEAARGVTTGVSAADRVATVKAAVADEAKPEDLSRPGHIFPLRARPGGVLERQGHTEATVDLARMAGLKACGVLCELTNPDGTMARLPDIVTFAETHSMPVVTVADLVEYRRARELMASQGAGTYR